In Streptomyces canus, one DNA window encodes the following:
- a CDS encoding RNA polymerase sigma factor — protein sequence MLGDDAELTAAVLAAQDGDETAFRTVYRAVHPRLLGYVRTLVGDPDAEDVASEAWLQIARDLDRFDGDADRFRGWAARIARNRALDHIRMRGRRPAIGGDETELTGKPAESDTAGEAIEALATGSTLSLIARLPQDQAEAVVLRVVVGLDAKTAAETLGKRPGAVRTAAHRGLKRLAELLGDDPESAGALDALPPQREPQDNAVTSASVTHMRPRTQKDM from the coding sequence GTGCTGGGGGACGACGCGGAGTTGACTGCCGCGGTGCTTGCGGCACAGGACGGGGACGAGACCGCGTTCCGGACTGTGTACCGCGCGGTGCACCCGCGGCTGCTCGGATACGTCCGGACGCTGGTCGGTGATCCGGACGCCGAGGACGTGGCCTCCGAGGCCTGGCTCCAGATAGCCCGTGACCTGGACCGGTTCGACGGGGACGCGGACCGATTCCGCGGCTGGGCCGCACGGATAGCCCGCAACCGCGCCCTCGACCACATCCGGATGCGCGGCCGCCGGCCCGCCATCGGCGGCGACGAGACCGAGCTGACCGGCAAGCCCGCCGAGTCGGACACCGCGGGCGAGGCCATCGAGGCGCTGGCCACCGGCAGCACCCTCTCGCTCATCGCCCGGCTGCCCCAGGACCAGGCCGAGGCAGTGGTGCTGCGCGTGGTGGTCGGCCTGGACGCCAAGACCGCCGCCGAGACCCTCGGCAAGCGTCCCGGCGCGGTACGCACGGCCGCGCACCGAGGTCTGAAACGGCTCGCCGAGCTCCTCGGCGACGATCCGGAATCGGCCGGCGCGCTCGATGCCCTGCCACCCCAGCGAGAACCGCAGGACAATGCGGTGACGTCCGCGAGTGTGACGCATATGCGTCCGCGGACGCAGAAGGACATGTGA
- a CDS encoding acyl-CoA mutase large subunit family protein: MTRESESGLPIEPVYGPGTLQGWSPEEKLGEPGGYPFTRGVYPSMYTGRPWTMRQYAGFGTATESNARYRQLIAHGTTGLSVAFDLPTQMGHDSDAPIAHGEVGKVGVAIDSVDDMRVLFGGIPLDQVSTSMTINAPAALLLLLYQLVAEEQGVGADRLTGTIQNDVLKEYIARGTYIFPPKPSLRLTADIFKYCQAETPRWNTISISGYHMAEAGASPAQEIAFTLADGIEYVRTAVAAGMDVDDFAPRLSFFFVARTTILEEVAKFRAARRIWARVMREEFGAENPKSLMLRFHTQTAGVQLTAQQPEVNLVRVAVQGLAAVLGGTQSLHTNSYDEAIALPTDKSARLALRTQQVLAYETDVTATVDPFAGSYVIEKMTDDVETAALDLMRKVEDLGGAVAAIEHGFQKTEIEHNAYRIAQETDAGDRVVVGVNRFQLDEEEPYEPLRVDPAIEARQAERLARLRAERDRSAVDSALAALKKAAEGEDNVLYPMKDALKARATVGEVCNALREVWGTYVPSDAF; encoded by the coding sequence ATGACGCGTGAGTCGGAGTCCGGACTGCCCATCGAACCCGTCTACGGTCCCGGGACCCTTCAGGGCTGGAGCCCCGAGGAGAAGCTCGGTGAGCCGGGCGGGTACCCCTTCACGCGGGGCGTGTACCCGTCGATGTACACCGGCCGCCCCTGGACGATGCGCCAGTACGCCGGTTTCGGCACGGCGACGGAGTCCAACGCCCGCTACCGGCAGCTGATCGCCCACGGCACGACCGGTCTGTCGGTCGCCTTCGACCTGCCCACCCAGATGGGCCACGACTCCGACGCCCCGATCGCGCACGGCGAGGTCGGCAAGGTGGGTGTGGCGATCGACTCGGTCGACGACATGCGGGTGCTGTTCGGCGGGATCCCGCTGGACCAGGTGTCCACGTCGATGACGATCAACGCCCCGGCGGCCCTCCTGCTGCTCCTCTACCAACTGGTCGCCGAGGAACAGGGCGTCGGCGCCGACCGGCTCACCGGCACGATCCAGAACGACGTGCTGAAGGAGTACATCGCGCGGGGCACGTACATCTTCCCGCCGAAGCCGTCGCTGCGGCTGACCGCGGACATCTTCAAGTACTGCCAGGCCGAGACCCCGAGGTGGAACACGATCTCGATCTCCGGCTATCACATGGCGGAGGCGGGGGCCTCGCCCGCGCAGGAAATCGCGTTCACGCTGGCGGACGGCATCGAGTACGTGCGCACGGCGGTGGCTGCGGGCATGGACGTCGACGACTTCGCGCCGCGTCTGTCGTTCTTCTTCGTGGCGCGGACGACGATCCTGGAGGAGGTCGCCAAGTTCCGTGCGGCCCGCCGGATCTGGGCGCGGGTGATGCGCGAGGAGTTCGGCGCGGAGAACCCGAAGTCGCTGATGCTGCGCTTCCACACCCAGACGGCCGGGGTGCAGCTGACGGCCCAGCAGCCGGAGGTCAACCTGGTCCGGGTCGCCGTCCAGGGCCTCGCCGCCGTCCTCGGCGGCACCCAGTCCCTGCACACCAACTCCTACGACGAGGCCATCGCCCTCCCGACCGACAAGTCCGCCCGCCTCGCGCTGCGCACCCAGCAGGTGCTGGCCTACGAGACCGACGTGACGGCGACGGTCGACCCGTTCGCGGGCTCGTACGTGATCGAGAAGATGACGGACGACGTCGAGACGGCCGCGCTGGACCTGATGCGGAAGGTGGAGGACCTCGGTGGCGCGGTGGCGGCCATCGAGCACGGCTTCCAGAAGACCGAGATCGAACACAACGCCTACCGCATCGCCCAGGAGACCGACGCCGGCGACCGGGTGGTCGTGGGCGTCAACCGCTTCCAACTCGACGAGGAGGAGCCGTACGAGCCCCTCCGCGTGGACCCCGCCATCGAGGCCCGGCAGGCGGAGCGGCTGGCCCGGCTCCGTGCCGAGCGCGACCGGTCCGCGGTGGACTCGGCCCTCGCCGCCCTGAAGAAGGCCGCCGAGGGCGAGGACAACGTCCTCTACCCGATGAAGGACGCGCTCAAGGCCCGCGCGACGGTGGGCGAGGTGTGCAACGCGCTGCGCGAGGTGTGGGGCACGTATGTCCCGTCGGACGCGTTCTGA
- a CDS encoding L,D-transpeptidase family protein, whose product MGRSFAALLVLAMACGCTVRTADGDGDGKRRLPVRIEVPKRSTPPADDDPKPSATPSAPAAAPAAVLWSRGDSGRDVRELQARLRQVAWLYDGPTGSYDDLTERAVEGFQGKRGLPRTGKTDTVTWKRLKDMTREPGKWELYLMGGQPADAPDPRCLTGRVLCISKTSRTLRWMIDGRTVTTVPVRFGSVGTPTREGVFSVYWKSRHHVSTLYDSPMPYAMFFSGGQAVHYSADFAAHGYAGGSHGCVNVRDEAAIAGLFAQVRNGDKVVVHW is encoded by the coding sequence ATGGGGAGATCGTTCGCCGCACTGCTGGTCCTGGCGATGGCCTGCGGCTGTACGGTGCGGACCGCCGACGGGGACGGCGACGGGAAGCGGCGACTGCCGGTACGGATCGAGGTCCCGAAGCGCAGCACGCCACCGGCGGACGACGACCCGAAGCCGAGTGCGACGCCGTCCGCGCCGGCCGCCGCGCCCGCCGCCGTGCTGTGGTCGCGCGGCGACTCCGGGCGGGACGTGCGGGAGTTGCAGGCCCGGCTGCGGCAGGTCGCGTGGCTCTACGACGGGCCGACGGGGTCGTACGACGATCTCACCGAACGCGCGGTCGAGGGGTTCCAGGGCAAGCGCGGGCTGCCGAGGACCGGGAAGACCGACACGGTCACCTGGAAGCGGCTGAAGGACATGACGCGCGAGCCGGGCAAGTGGGAGCTGTATCTGATGGGCGGGCAGCCGGCCGACGCGCCGGACCCGCGCTGTCTGACCGGGCGGGTGCTGTGCATCAGCAAGACCAGCCGGACACTGCGCTGGATGATCGACGGGCGGACGGTGACGACCGTGCCGGTCCGCTTCGGCTCGGTGGGCACGCCGACCCGTGAGGGCGTGTTCAGCGTCTACTGGAAGTCCCGGCACCATGTGTCGACGCTCTACGACTCCCCGATGCCGTACGCCATGTTCTTCAGCGGCGGCCAGGCGGTGCACTACTCGGCCGACTTCGCGGCCCACGGATACGCGGGTGGCTCGCACGGCTGTGTCAACGTGCGGGACGAGGCGGCGATCGCCGGCCTGTTCGCCCAGGTACGGAACGGCGACAAGGTCGTCGTCCACTGGTGA